In Bradyrhizobium sp. G127, one genomic interval encodes:
- a CDS encoding error-prone DNA polymerase — MKATDYAEIGITTNFSFLRGGSQPQDYVHEASRLRIPVIGIADRNTLAGVVRAYSELQNPKVTHKPKLLIGSRLVFIDGTPDILVYPRDRAAYGRLCQLLTCGKLKAEKGECHLTLDDLLDFAEGQLLVLTLPHRFESPAILKILDRLKRSRADGVWLAASLLYRGDDMRRLSRLYRIASTARVPLLATNEVLYHHPVRRPLQDVLTCILEKTTIHAAGRKLQANAERHMKPGYEMARLFRDLPEAIAETMRFADRITFTLDELKYQYPDEPVPPGKTAQQHLENLTWKGVDEKFPSGIDDRLRATIDKELRLIEKLKYAHYFLTVHDIVHYARDQKILCQGRGSAANSAVCYVLGITSVNPAETDVLFERFISEERLEPPDIDVDFEHSRREEVMQYVYRRYGRHRAAIVATVIHYRPRSAIRDVGKALGLTEDVTAALADTVWGSWGDTVSDMQIKQAGFDPQNGMIRRAVELATDLIEFPRHLSQHVGGYVLTQDSLDTYVPIGNAAMDDRTFIEWDKDDIDALRMMKVDVLALGMLTCIRKCFDLIDAHKGERYELADIKAENDDSGPVFDMLCRGESLGVFQVESRAQMNMLPRLKPRTFYDLVIEVAIVRPGPIQGNMVHPYLKRRKMKPEEIDYPYPKGGDPDELRNVLHKTLGVPLFQEQAMRIAMVAAEFTSEEANGLRRAMATFRNVGTMPKFEERMVGRMKARGYDPAFAQSCFDQIKGFGSYGFPESHAAAFAQLVYVSSWLKHYHPDVFCCGLLNSQPMGFYAPAQIVGDARKNKVEVREIDVSRSFGQNTLEERSGKHLAMRLGFRQIDGFEVYDPDEEKLDKVKSAAAKSRAKPPEDYWDQRIVAARARKPFTSLEDFARATGLPKRALILLADADAFRSLGLDRREALWTVRRLPDDVSLPLFESTAAREQPDEAAQPLPVMPLPEQVVADYQTIRLSLKGHPMEFLRSMFTREGVIPCEAVADANDRQRVRCAGVVLVRQRPGSSKGVVFMTLEDETGIANIVVWPKVMEKFRKEVMGARLIEVQGTIQSSPDKVVHLVAERLFDRSHDLMNLANDALSGKPVVPDGANVIEPLEEELPVRDGAPPHKMRHPRNVRILPRSRDFH, encoded by the coding sequence ATGAAAGCCACCGACTATGCGGAAATCGGCATCACCACGAACTTCTCGTTCCTGCGCGGCGGATCTCAGCCGCAGGACTATGTTCATGAAGCAAGTCGGCTGCGAATTCCGGTCATCGGCATTGCCGACCGCAACACGCTGGCCGGGGTCGTGCGCGCCTACAGCGAACTTCAGAATCCCAAGGTCACACACAAGCCAAAACTGTTGATCGGGTCGCGTCTCGTCTTTATCGACGGCACGCCGGACATTCTGGTCTATCCGCGCGACCGCGCCGCCTATGGCCGCCTTTGCCAGTTGCTGACGTGCGGCAAGCTCAAGGCGGAGAAGGGCGAGTGCCATCTCACGCTCGATGACCTGCTGGATTTCGCCGAAGGTCAGTTGCTGGTTCTGACGCTGCCGCATCGTTTCGAGTCGCCGGCAATTCTGAAAATTCTCGACCGGCTGAAGCGCAGCCGCGCAGATGGAGTCTGGCTGGCGGCGAGCCTTCTGTATCGCGGTGATGACATGCGGCGTTTGTCCCGGTTGTATCGTATCGCCTCGACGGCCCGCGTGCCGCTGCTGGCGACCAACGAGGTGCTGTATCATCATCCCGTGCGCCGGCCTTTGCAGGATGTACTGACCTGCATTCTGGAAAAGACCACGATCCACGCCGCTGGCAGGAAACTTCAGGCCAATGCCGAGCGGCACATGAAGCCGGGTTATGAAATGGCGCGGCTGTTTCGCGATCTGCCGGAAGCGATTGCGGAGACGATGCGCTTCGCCGACCGCATTACGTTCACGCTCGATGAACTGAAGTATCAATATCCCGATGAGCCGGTGCCGCCGGGCAAGACAGCACAGCAGCATCTTGAGAATTTGACGTGGAAAGGCGTTGACGAAAAATTTCCGAGCGGGATCGACGACAGGCTGCGTGCGACCATCGACAAGGAACTGCGGCTGATCGAGAAACTCAAATACGCTCACTATTTCCTCACCGTCCACGACATCGTCCATTATGCCCGCGATCAAAAGATTCTATGTCAGGGGCGTGGCTCTGCGGCGAACTCCGCCGTGTGTTATGTGCTCGGCATCACCTCCGTGAATCCAGCCGAGACGGACGTGTTGTTCGAGCGCTTCATTTCCGAAGAGCGGCTGGAGCCCCCCGACATCGATGTCGATTTCGAGCATTCGCGCCGCGAAGAGGTGATGCAATATGTCTATCGCCGCTACGGCCGTCACCGCGCGGCGATTGTGGCCACCGTCATTCATTATCGGCCGCGCAGCGCCATCCGCGATGTTGGCAAGGCGTTGGGCCTGACGGAGGACGTCACTGCGGCACTTGCCGATACGGTGTGGGGAAGCTGGGGCGACACCGTCAGCGACATGCAGATCAAACAGGCGGGGTTCGATCCGCAGAACGGGATGATCCGCCGCGCCGTCGAACTCGCCACCGATCTGATCGAATTTCCGCGCCACCTGTCGCAGCATGTCGGCGGTTATGTGCTGACCCAGGACAGTCTCGACACCTATGTGCCCATCGGCAATGCCGCGATGGACGATCGCACCTTCATTGAGTGGGACAAGGACGACATCGACGCGCTGCGCATGATGAAGGTCGATGTGCTGGCGCTCGGCATGCTGACCTGCATCCGCAAGTGTTTCGATCTGATCGATGCGCATAAAGGCGAGCGGTACGAACTCGCCGACATCAAGGCGGAGAATGACGACAGCGGTCCAGTCTTCGACATGCTGTGCCGGGGCGAATCCCTCGGCGTGTTCCAGGTCGAGAGCCGGGCGCAGATGAATATGCTGCCGCGCCTCAAGCCGCGCACCTTCTACGATCTCGTCATCGAGGTCGCCATCGTGCGGCCCGGGCCGATCCAGGGCAACATGGTGCATCCGTATCTCAAGCGCAGGAAAATGAAGCCGGAGGAGATCGATTATCCCTATCCGAAAGGCGGCGATCCGGACGAACTTCGCAACGTGCTGCACAAGACACTCGGCGTGCCGCTGTTCCAGGAGCAGGCCATGCGCATCGCGATGGTCGCGGCGGAATTCACATCTGAGGAAGCCAACGGTCTGCGCCGCGCGATGGCGACATTCCGCAATGTCGGCACGATGCCGAAATTTGAAGAACGCATGGTTGGCCGCATGAAGGCGCGCGGTTACGATCCGGCCTTCGCGCAAAGCTGCTTCGACCAGATCAAGGGCTTTGGCAGCTACGGTTTCCCTGAGAGTCATGCCGCTGCCTTTGCGCAGCTTGTCTATGTGTCGTCATGGCTGAAGCACTATCATCCCGACGTATTCTGCTGCGGTCTGCTAAACTCACAGCCGATGGGTTTCTATGCGCCGGCGCAAATCGTCGGCGATGCGCGCAAGAACAAGGTCGAGGTGCGCGAGATCGATGTGTCGCGCAGCTTTGGGCAGAATACGTTGGAAGAGCGGAGCGGCAAGCATCTCGCTATGCGGCTCGGCTTCCGGCAGATCGACGGCTTCGAGGTCTACGATCCGGACGAGGAGAAGCTGGATAAGGTCAAATCCGCGGCGGCGAAGAGCAGGGCTAAACCCCCCGAGGATTACTGGGACCAGCGCATCGTCGCCGCGCGGGCGCGAAAGCCATTCACGTCACTGGAAGATTTTGCCCGCGCGACAGGATTGCCGAAGCGCGCGCTGATCCTGCTGGCCGATGCCGATGCGTTCCGCTCGCTTGGGCTCGACCGCCGTGAAGCGTTATGGACGGTGCGTCGCCTGCCGGATGATGTTTCGCTGCCGCTGTTCGAGAGCACGGCCGCGCGTGAGCAGCCGGACGAAGCCGCGCAGCCGCTGCCTGTCATGCCGCTGCCGGAACAGGTGGTGGCCGATTATCAGACCATCCGTCTTTCGCTGAAGGGACATCCGATGGAATTTTTGCGCTCGATGTTCACGCGTGAGGGCGTGATCCCGTGCGAGGCGGTTGCCGATGCCAATGACAGGCAGCGCGTGCGTTGCGCGGGTGTGGTGCTGGTGCGGCAGCGGCCGGGCAGTTCCAAGGGCGTGGTGTTCATGACGCTGGAGGACGAGACCGGCATTGCCAATATTGTGGTGTGGCCGAAGGTGATGGAAAAATTCCGCAAGGAAGTAATGGGCGCGCGGCTGATCGAGGTGCAGGGAACGATCCAGAGCAGTCCGGACAAGGTGGTGCATCTGGTGGCCGAGCGACTGTTCGATCGCTCGCACGATCTGATGAACCTCGCCAATGACGCACTGAGCGGCAAGCCTGTCGTGCCCGACGGCGCCAATGTGATCGAGCCGCTGGAGGAGGAGTTGCCTGTCCGTGACGGCGCTCCGCCGCACAAGATGCGCCATCCGCGCAATGTCCGGATCCTGCCCCGCTCGCGGGATTTTCACTAG
- a CDS encoding efflux RND transporter periplasmic adaptor subunit has translation MTEKTTRLNALIARVQAIPRQRLAVGAGLVVLAGAAVFGLTRAAPAPKDHSDISSQSRKGLLRYTPTPAEWASLTVQPVVEHAFRAEHVTEGKIAVDEDRATPVFSPYAGRVTKLLARPGDRVMQGQSLFVIEAPDNVQAQNDFITAVTGYNKAKSQLELAQIQDKRAHDLYDGKAVPLKDYQQSQAALISAQNDMRSSETALQAARNRLRILGLSDAAITTFQDKGRIDPETTIAAPIAGTVVQRKVGPGQYVNAGASDPVFVIGDLSTVWLTAFVRETEAPDIEVGQEIAFSVLAFPGRTMTARINYVSAAIDPASRRLMVRATIDNPGGALKPEMFANVTIYSAGDRSGVGVPKQALIYEGDQVRVWVVRDDKSIELRQIKVGLANGDLVEVKGNLSPGEQIVTRGSLFIDRAASGS, from the coding sequence ATGACTGAAAAGACAACGAGATTGAACGCGCTGATCGCCCGGGTGCAGGCCATTCCCCGGCAGCGGCTGGCTGTCGGCGCCGGCCTCGTCGTGCTTGCTGGCGCGGCTGTCTTCGGTCTCACCCGCGCGGCGCCCGCGCCGAAGGATCACTCCGATATTTCCAGCCAGTCGCGGAAGGGGCTGCTGCGCTACACGCCGACGCCGGCGGAATGGGCCAGCCTGACTGTGCAGCCAGTGGTGGAACATGCATTCCGCGCCGAGCATGTCACCGAAGGCAAGATCGCGGTCGATGAGGATCGCGCGACGCCGGTGTTCTCGCCCTACGCCGGTCGCGTCACCAAGCTTTTGGCGCGGCCCGGCGATCGTGTCATGCAAGGCCAGTCGCTGTTCGTGATCGAAGCCCCGGACAACGTGCAGGCGCAGAACGATTTCATCACCGCCGTGACCGGCTACAACAAGGCCAAGTCGCAGCTTGAACTGGCGCAGATCCAGGACAAGCGCGCCCACGATCTCTATGACGGCAAGGCGGTGCCGCTGAAGGACTATCAGCAGTCGCAGGCTGCTTTGATCTCCGCGCAGAACGACATGCGCTCGAGCGAGACGGCCTTGCAGGCTGCGCGCAACCGCCTGCGCATTCTCGGCCTCAGCGACGCTGCCATCACGACGTTTCAGGACAAGGGCCGGATCGATCCCGAGACCACGATTGCCGCGCCGATCGCGGGCACCGTGGTGCAGCGGAAGGTCGGACCGGGACAATATGTGAATGCCGGAGCGAGCGATCCGGTGTTCGTGATCGGCGACCTCTCGACCGTCTGGCTCACCGCCTTCGTGCGCGAGACCGAAGCGCCGGACATCGAAGTCGGGCAGGAGATCGCGTTCAGCGTGCTGGCGTTCCCCGGGCGCACGATGACCGCGCGCATTAATTATGTTTCGGCGGCCATCGACCCGGCGTCGCGCCGGCTGATGGTGCGCGCCACCATCGACAATCCGGGTGGCGCGCTGAAGCCGGAGATGTTCGCCAACGTCACGATCTATTCCGCAGGCGATCGCTCCGGGGTCGGCGTGCCGAAGCAGGCGCTGATCTATGAAGGCGATCAGGTCCGGGTCTGGGTCGTGCGCGACGACAAGTCCATTGAGCTGCGCCAGATCAAGGTTGGCCTGGCCAACGGCGACCTCGTCGAGGTGAAGGGCAATCTTTCCCCAGGTGAGCAGATCGTCACCCGGGGCAGTCTGTTCATCGACCGCGCGGCGTCTGGAAGCTAG
- a CDS encoding CusA/CzcA family heavy metal efflux RND transporter, whose amino-acid sequence MDRLVALAVNRRVLMVALFAITLIGGAFAFQQLNIEAYPDPTPPMVDIVTQSPGLSAEEIERYITIPIETQVAGLKNLNTIRTISLYGLSDVKLQFSFDYTYEQALQQVLNRLSQLSPLPGNVQPQISPLSPIGEIFRYRLVGPPNYSVLDLKTLQDWVLQRRFRAVPGVIDVTGWGGKTKTYELQVDFNKLIAYGLTLPQLLQAVGNANINVGGNTVNIGAQSAVVRGVGLIRSIDDLATTMISQSGGNPVLVRDVANVTVGEKPRLGIAGMNMDDDIVQGIVLMRRGEQSSPTIARVEQLVQSINKSSILPPGVRIERIYDRKDLIDTTTHTVLHNMVVGILLIVLLQWLFLGDLRSAVIVGATIPFALFFAVIILVLRGESANLLSVGAIDFGLIVDGTVIMVEAIFRRLSQTTELSPSEQSAISPETLMGMKTHAILSAAADVSRSIFFAAAIIIAAFLPLFTLSGVEGHIFGPMAKTYAYALAGGLLATFTVTPALSAIILPVHMQETETRIMRWLHAAYMPLLRWAVGNRRIVMASAGGLLVLTFVAVRLLGLEFLPKLEEGNLWIRATLPPTISLEEGNSYVNEMRKVIRARPEVESVVSQHGRPDDGTDAAGLFNAEFFAPLKPVSEWPGSRDKDEVTSELLAQLQKRFPGVEFNFSQYLQDNVAEAVSGVKGENSIKLYGNDLVELTNTANKIKSVLSTVKGVTDLSVFTSLGQPTIQIDIDRARAARYGLAPGDINATIRVAIGGDSAGDLYEPGSDRHFPIIVRLAPEYRKSAEAIHNLRVGAQGPNSTTQIPLSEVASIKLVSGAAYIYREQQERYLPIKFSVRERDLGGAIKEAQDKVAEQVQLPPGSHMEWVGEFGNLQDAIRRLSIVVPISLALIGVLLWFNFGSMVDTLLAMSVIPMAVLGGVLGLLLSGIPFSVSAAIGFIALFGIAVMDGIIILSQYNQLIDEGYDRIRAVIRTGELQLRPVLMTCVVAGIGLLPAAMSSGIGSQVQKPLAVVVVTGMMLAPLVILVTLPVLISIFSRRVAAS is encoded by the coding sequence ATGGATCGTCTCGTCGCTCTCGCCGTCAATCGCCGCGTCCTCATGGTGGCGCTGTTCGCCATCACCCTTATCGGCGGCGCCTTCGCATTCCAGCAACTCAACATCGAAGCCTATCCCGATCCGACGCCGCCGATGGTCGACATCGTGACGCAAAGTCCCGGTCTATCGGCCGAGGAGATCGAGCGCTACATCACCATTCCGATCGAGACACAGGTCGCGGGTCTGAAGAACCTCAACACCATCCGCACCATCTCGCTCTACGGTCTCTCCGACGTCAAACTTCAGTTTTCGTTCGATTACACATACGAGCAGGCCTTGCAGCAGGTGCTCAACCGCCTCTCGCAGCTGAGTCCGCTGCCGGGGAATGTGCAGCCGCAGATTTCGCCGCTCAGTCCCATCGGTGAAATCTTCCGCTATCGGCTGGTCGGGCCGCCGAACTACAGCGTGCTCGATCTGAAGACTTTGCAGGACTGGGTGCTGCAACGCCGCTTCCGCGCCGTGCCCGGCGTGATCGACGTGACTGGATGGGGCGGCAAGACCAAGACCTACGAGCTTCAGGTCGATTTCAACAAGCTGATCGCCTATGGCCTCACCCTGCCGCAACTGTTGCAGGCGGTCGGCAACGCCAACATCAACGTTGGCGGCAACACGGTGAATATCGGCGCGCAGTCGGCTGTTGTGCGCGGCGTCGGATTGATCCGCTCGATCGACGATCTTGCCACCACGATGATCTCGCAAAGCGGTGGCAATCCGGTTCTTGTGCGCGATGTTGCCAATGTCACCGTGGGCGAGAAACCGCGCCTCGGCATCGCTGGCATGAACATGGACGATGACATCGTTCAAGGCATCGTGCTGATGCGGCGCGGCGAGCAGAGTTCGCCCACGATCGCGCGGGTCGAGCAACTCGTGCAGTCGATCAACAAATCGAGCATCCTGCCGCCCGGTGTGCGGATCGAGCGAATCTACGATCGCAAGGACCTGATCGATACAACCACGCACACAGTACTGCATAACATGGTGGTCGGCATTCTGCTGATCGTGCTGTTGCAGTGGCTGTTCCTTGGCGACCTGCGCAGTGCCGTCATTGTCGGCGCCACCATTCCGTTCGCATTGTTCTTTGCCGTCATTATTCTAGTGCTGCGCGGCGAATCCGCCAACCTGCTGTCGGTCGGCGCCATCGATTTCGGCCTGATTGTCGACGGCACGGTCATCATGGTGGAAGCGATCTTCCGGCGGTTGTCGCAAACCACCGAATTGTCACCGTCCGAGCAGAGTGCGATTTCGCCCGAAACGTTGATGGGCATGAAGACCCACGCCATTCTCAGCGCCGCAGCCGACGTGTCGCGCTCGATCTTCTTTGCCGCTGCGATCATCATCGCCGCGTTCCTGCCGCTGTTCACGCTGAGCGGCGTCGAAGGCCATATCTTCGGACCGATGGCGAAGACCTATGCCTACGCGCTTGCGGGCGGGCTGCTGGCGACCTTCACGGTCACGCCCGCGCTGAGCGCGATCATCCTTCCAGTGCATATGCAGGAGACCGAGACCCGGATCATGCGATGGCTGCATGCGGCTTACATGCCGCTGCTGCGATGGGCCGTCGGCAACCGGCGGATCGTGATGGCCTCAGCCGGTGGACTTCTCGTCCTGACCTTCGTGGCAGTACGCCTGCTCGGGCTCGAATTCCTGCCGAAGCTGGAGGAGGGCAACCTGTGGATTCGCGCCACGCTGCCGCCGACGATCTCGCTCGAAGAGGGCAATTCCTACGTCAACGAGATGCGCAAGGTGATCCGTGCCAGGCCGGAAGTGGAGTCGGTGGTGTCGCAGCACGGCCGCCCGGACGACGGCACCGATGCGGCGGGGCTGTTCAATGCGGAATTCTTCGCGCCATTGAAGCCGGTAAGCGAATGGCCCGGCTCGCGCGACAAGGATGAAGTGACAAGCGAACTGCTGGCGCAGTTGCAAAAGAGATTTCCCGGCGTCGAGTTCAATTTCTCGCAGTATTTGCAGGACAATGTTGCCGAAGCCGTCTCCGGCGTGAAGGGCGAGAATTCGATCAAGCTGTACGGCAATGATCTGGTCGAACTGACTAACACTGCCAACAAGATCAAGTCGGTGCTGTCGACGGTCAAGGGTGTCACGGACCTGTCGGTGTTCACCTCGCTTGGCCAGCCGACGATCCAGATCGATATCGACCGCGCGCGGGCGGCACGCTACGGCCTTGCCCCGGGTGATATCAACGCGACCATCCGCGTCGCCATCGGCGGCGACAGCGCGGGCGATCTTTACGAACCCGGCAGCGACCGGCATTTCCCGATCATCGTTCGCCTTGCGCCAGAATATCGCAAGAGCGCCGAGGCTATTCACAATCTGCGGGTCGGCGCGCAGGGACCGAACAGCACTACCCAGATCCCTTTGAGCGAAGTGGCGTCCATCAAGCTTGTGTCCGGCGCGGCCTATATCTACCGAGAGCAGCAGGAGCGCTATCTGCCGATCAAGTTCTCAGTGCGCGAGCGCGACCTCGGCGGAGCGATCAAAGAAGCGCAGGACAAGGTGGCGGAGCAGGTGCAGCTTCCGCCCGGTTCGCATATGGAATGGGTCGGCGAATTCGGCAACCTTCAGGATGCAATTCGTCGGCTGTCCATCGTGGTGCCGATCAGCCTCGCACTGATCGGGGTGCTGCTGTGGTTCAATTTCGGCTCGATGGTGGACACGCTGCTGGCGATGAGCGTGATCCCGATGGCAGTGCTTGGCGGCGTGCTCGGACTTCTGCTCAGCGGCATCCCGTTCAGCGTCTCGGCGGCGATTGGCTTCATCGCGCTGTTCGGCATCGCTGTGATGGACGGCATCATTATCCTGTCGCAGTACAATCAATTGATTGATGAAGGCTACGACCGCATCAGGGCGGTGATCCGGACGGGCGAATTGCAGTTGCGTCCGGTTCTGATGACCTGCGTTGTCGCAGGCATCGGGTTGCTGCCGGCAGCGATGTCGTCGGGCATCGGATCGCAGGTACAGAAGCCGCTGGCGGTGGTGGTGGTGACCGGCATGATGCTCGCGCCGCTCGTGATTCTTGTCACGCTGCCGGTGCTGATCTCGATCTTCTCGCGCCGGGTCGCCGCGAGTTAG
- a CDS encoding TolC family outer membrane protein: MVRRASEFGGIGWRLGVSSAAIGAALFAFPAHAETLNEALVRAYQSNPQLNASRAQQRATDENVPQALAGYRPQIVASLSAGLQPVRNLLLDNTIQTATLKPWTIGVTVTQNLFNGFKTSSSVRVAEFQVLSGREALRNTGQGVLLDAVTAYMNVIANQALVETQRGNVAFLRETLGITKKRLDAGDVTPTDTAQADARLSRGLADLNAAEVALETSRAIYAQVIGEAPGNLAAAQTVDRFVPRSRQEAIDASIRENPAVIAATYDADVATTSISVAESSLMPQLNVQGNVNRSADSDPNLGTKRADQASVVGALTLPIYDGGTAASQTRQAKETAVQSRLVLEQVRNQARTAAISAWISSEGTKVALAAAQAEVKSADIALQGVRREAQAGQRTTIDVLNSQQDLTAARSRQILAQRDRVIASYTLLSAIGRLDVKTLGLNTPDYLPEVHYHQVRDAWHGVRTPTGR, from the coding sequence ATGGTTCGGCGTGCTTCAGAGTTTGGCGGCATTGGCTGGCGCCTTGGTGTATCGAGCGCAGCTATCGGTGCTGCGCTGTTCGCCTTTCCGGCTCACGCGGAAACGCTGAACGAAGCCCTCGTCCGCGCCTATCAATCCAACCCGCAGCTTAACGCCTCGCGCGCCCAACAGCGCGCCACCGACGAGAACGTGCCGCAGGCGCTGGCCGGCTATCGCCCGCAGATCGTCGCAAGTCTCAGCGCCGGACTGCAACCGGTTCGCAATCTGCTTCTCGACAATACCATTCAGACGGCCACCCTGAAGCCGTGGACCATTGGCGTCACCGTCACGCAAAATCTGTTCAACGGCTTCAAGACCTCCAGCAGCGTGCGCGTTGCCGAGTTTCAGGTGCTGTCAGGCCGCGAAGCGCTGCGCAATACCGGTCAGGGCGTGCTGCTCGATGCTGTGACCGCCTACATGAACGTGATCGCCAATCAGGCGTTGGTGGAAACCCAGCGCGGCAACGTCGCCTTCCTGCGCGAGACGCTGGGTATCACAAAAAAGCGCCTCGACGCCGGCGACGTGACGCCGACCGACACCGCGCAGGCCGATGCGCGGCTGAGCCGCGGCCTTGCCGACCTCAACGCCGCCGAAGTCGCACTCGAAACCAGCCGCGCGATCTATGCGCAGGTGATCGGCGAAGCGCCCGGCAACCTTGCCGCCGCGCAGACCGTCGACCGCTTCGTGCCGCGCAGCCGTCAGGAAGCCATCGATGCTTCGATCCGCGAAAATCCCGCAGTCATCGCCGCGACCTACGATGCCGATGTCGCCACAACCAGCATCAGCGTCGCGGAAAGCAGCCTGATGCCGCAGCTCAACGTGCAGGGCAACGTCAACCGCAGCGCCGACAGCGATCCCAACCTCGGCACCAAGCGCGCTGACCAGGCGTCCGTGGTTGGCGCGCTCACTTTGCCGATCTATGATGGCGGCACGGCCGCATCGCAAACACGGCAGGCCAAGGAAACCGCCGTGCAAAGCCGCCTCGTGCTGGAACAGGTCCGGAATCAGGCGCGGACCGCAGCAATCAGCGCATGGATCAGTAGCGAGGGCACCAAGGTCGCGCTCGCAGCCGCGCAGGCCGAAGTGAAATCCGCCGACATCGCGTTGCAGGGCGTGCGGCGCGAGGCGCAGGCCGGCCAGCGCACCACCATCGACGTTCTCAATTCACAACAGGATCTCACAGCCGCGCGGTCACGGCAGATCCTGGCTCAGCGCGACCGCGTGATCGCGTCCTATACGCTGCTCAGCGCCATCGGCCGCCTCGACGTCAAGACGCTTGGACTCAACACGCCCGATTACCTGCCCGAGGTTCACTATCATCAGGTGCGCGACGCCTGGCATGGCGTGCGCACGCCAACGGGACGCTAA
- a CDS encoding acetyl-CoA hydrolase/transferase C-terminal domain-containing protein: protein MPRLFSDPEAIADDIIREVGTRLVVGLPLGLGKANHIINALFRRALNDRSIQLTIFTALTLEKPTPSVDLERRFIGPVIERLFGGYPDLEYARAVHGKTLPPNIEVIEFFFLAGKWLGNAYAQQHYIAANYTHASSYLLTRGVNVIAQLVAKRVVDGQTRYSLSSNTDTTLDLMRARDEGRIAFKMVAQVNSELPFMPGQGDLAAGEFHAVLDSPETDFPLFAPPSEPISDTKYAIGLHSAGLVRDGGALQIGIGQVGDALAQSLILRHRDGAAYREIMSRLARGQAPRETGPFTTGLYGVSEMFFEAFLALIEAGVVKREVDGAFLHAAFFLGPKSFYRALREMRQEQIGRIQMMPVSFTNQLYGEEDAKRRARVDARFVNNAMMATLMGAVISDGLDNGQVISGVGGQYNFVAQAFALEGARSILTLESTRGAGRKAISNIRWSYGHTTIPRHLRDVIVTEYGVADLRGQSDADVIGSMLSVADSRFQSELMRQAKDARKLPKGYEIPAAHRENFPDRVRVALKPSRDAGLLSAFPFGSDFTEIEQRLIPALQILKEASASPVDLLKLAWDGLRADPPDAGIVACLARMQFDRPASFADRFYRLLVSAALVRSAKT from the coding sequence ATGCCAAGACTCTTTTCCGATCCAGAGGCAATCGCGGACGACATTATCCGCGAGGTCGGAACGAGGCTGGTGGTCGGTCTGCCGCTGGGGCTGGGCAAGGCCAACCACATCATCAATGCCCTGTTTCGGCGTGCGCTCAACGATCGCTCGATCCAACTGACGATTTTCACGGCTCTCACGCTGGAAAAGCCGACGCCATCGGTCGACCTCGAGCGGCGCTTTATCGGGCCGGTGATCGAGCGGCTGTTCGGCGGCTATCCGGACCTTGAATACGCCAGGGCGGTGCACGGCAAGACGCTGCCGCCGAACATCGAGGTCATCGAATTCTTCTTCCTCGCCGGCAAATGGCTCGGCAACGCCTATGCGCAGCAGCACTATATTGCGGCGAACTACACTCATGCGTCGTCGTATCTCTTGACGCGTGGTGTCAACGTCATCGCGCAGCTTGTGGCGAAACGCGTGGTTGATGGCCAGACGCGTTACAGCCTGAGCAGCAACACCGATACTACACTCGATCTGATGCGCGCCCGCGATGAAGGCCGCATCGCGTTCAAGATGGTGGCGCAGGTCAATTCGGAACTGCCGTTCATGCCGGGGCAGGGCGATCTCGCTGCCGGCGAATTCCACGCGGTGCTCGACAGTCCGGAGACGGATTTTCCGTTGTTCGCGCCGCCGTCCGAGCCGATCTCGGATACCAAGTACGCCATCGGGCTGCATTCCGCGGGCCTTGTGCGCGATGGCGGCGCGCTGCAAATCGGTATCGGGCAGGTCGGCGATGCGCTGGCGCAAAGCCTGATTCTTCGCCATCGCGACGGGGCGGCCTATCGCGAAATCATGTCACGGCTGGCGCGGGGGCAGGCCCCGCGTGAAACGGGGCCGTTCACGACCGGACTCTATGGCGTCAGCGAAATGTTCTTCGAGGCATTTCTCGCCCTGATCGAGGCCGGTGTCGTGAAGCGAGAGGTCGACGGTGCTTTTTTGCATGCGGCGTTTTTTCTCGGGCCAAAATCGTTCTACCGCGCGCTACGCGAGATGAGGCAAGAGCAAATCGGCCGCATCCAGATGATGCCAGTATCCTTCACCAACCAGCTTTATGGCGAGGAGGACGCCAAACGGCGCGCGCGCGTGGATGCGCGGTTCGTCAACAATGCGATGATGGCAACGCTGATGGGCGCGGTTATCTCCGATGGTCTCGATAACGGGCAGGTCATCAGCGGCGTCGGCGGTCAGTATAATTTCGTCGCGCAAGCTTTTGCGCTGGAAGGCGCGCGCTCGATCCTGACGCTTGAGTCCACGCGCGGCGCAGGCCGAAAGGCCATCTCCAACATCCGCTGGTCCTACGGTCACACCACAATCCCGCGTCATCTGCGCGATGTCATTGTGACCGAATACGGTGTGGCCGATCTGCGTGGGCAATCCGATGCGGATGTGATCGGATCGATGCTGTCGGTGGCGGATTCGCGTTTTCAAAGCGAACTGATGCGACAGGCCAAGGATGCGCGCAAGCTGCCGAAGGGCTATGAGATTCCCGCCGCCCATCGCGAGAATTTTCCGGATCGCGTTAGGGTCGCGCTGAAGCCGTCACGCGACGCGGGGCTATTGTCGGCGTTTCCGTTCGGTAGCGATTTTACCGAGATAGAGCAGCGGCTGATTCCAGCCCTGCAGATTCTCAAGGAGGCATCCGCCAGCCCGGTCGATCTGCTCAAGCTGGCATGGGACGGACTGCGCGCCGACCCGCCGGATGCGGGCATAGTGGCGTGCCTCGCGCGCATGCAGTTCGACCGGCCGGCATCGTTTGCCGACCGGTTTTACCGGTTACTGGTCAGCGCCGCGCTGGTGCGCAGCGCAAAGACCTAG